A single genomic interval of Flavihumibacter rivuli harbors:
- the uraH gene encoding hydroxyisourate hydrolase — MKKLILLFSVILACQFSLQAQDKSYQLSTHILDISSGSPATGVTIRLERYDSLAGSWKKISEQKTDGNGRIKDFLPTGGNNDGTYKLVFLTREYFERRKWESFYPFIEVVFAIRGSSHYHVPLTLSPFGYSTYRGN, encoded by the coding sequence ATGAAAAAACTCATTCTACTATTTAGCGTTATCCTTGCCTGCCAGTTCTCCCTCCAGGCGCAGGACAAGTCCTACCAGTTGTCCACCCATATCCTCGACATTTCTAGTGGCAGTCCGGCCACGGGTGTGACCATCCGGCTGGAACGCTATGACTCACTGGCGGGGTCATGGAAAAAGATCAGTGAGCAAAAGACTGATGGGAATGGACGCATCAAGGACTTCCTTCCCACAGGGGGCAACAATGACGGCACTTATAAATTGGTCTTCCTGACCAGGGAATATTTCGAACGCAGGAAATGGGAGAGCTTCTATCCTTTTATCGAAGTGGTGTTCGCGATCCGGGGAAGCTCCCATTACCATGTTCCGCTGACACTTTCGCCGTTTGGGTATTCTACTTATAGGGGTAATTGA
- a CDS encoding LytR/AlgR family response regulator transcription factor: protein MPNGNQLPIKCIIVDDEPMARDVVRRYVQMVPTLKLVGEFGNAIDATIFLQEQSVDIIFLDIKMPQLTGTEFVRSLHTVPKIIFTTAHKEYAHEGFELDVTDYLLKPIRFDRFLRAVNKAFPQKQQEIQSAAAVAAEEGKPANSFIYLRLDRKMKKVLLDDILYIESNRDYVKVFTEKDIIITRQTIASVEAMLSESQFIRVHRSYIVSLSKLKSFTAETVEIGNKELPIGKLYRNNFLKLQGS from the coding sequence ATGCCTAACGGAAACCAGCTACCGATCAAATGCATCATTGTGGATGATGAACCCATGGCAAGGGATGTGGTGAGGCGGTATGTACAAATGGTCCCCACGCTGAAGCTGGTTGGTGAATTTGGCAACGCCATTGATGCCACCATTTTCCTGCAGGAGCAATCAGTGGACATTATTTTCCTGGACATCAAAATGCCGCAACTCACCGGGACAGAATTTGTGAGAAGCCTGCACACGGTACCCAAGATCATCTTCACTACGGCACATAAGGAATATGCACATGAAGGCTTTGAGCTGGATGTGACCGATTACCTACTGAAGCCCATCCGGTTTGACCGTTTCCTAAGGGCGGTAAATAAAGCCTTCCCGCAAAAGCAACAGGAAATCCAGTCTGCTGCTGCCGTGGCCGCTGAGGAAGGCAAGCCGGCCAATTCCTTCATTTACCTTCGGTTGGACCGCAAGATGAAGAAAGTGCTGCTGGATGATATCCTGTATATTGAAAGCAACAGGGATTATGTAAAAGTGTTTACCGAAAAAGACATCATCATCACCCGGCAAACCATTGCCTCCGTAGAGGCCATGCTGTCGGAAAGCCAGTTCATCCGCGTGCATCGTTCCTACATCGTGTCCCTGAGTAAGTTAAAGTCCTTCACGGCGGAAACCGTGGAGATCGGCAACAAAGAATTACCCATCGGCAAATTGTACCGCAATAATTTCTTAAAACTCCAGGGCAGTTGA
- a CDS encoding sensor histidine kinase: MTIQEFIFSEDKKVRLKQHLLFWGIWYPYITLTHAAFPFGYPEMAYFKNPVYTCTESFFVVLAQVPLTYGILYFVLPRFILRKKYLLGLFWIIVLWFAGGALNLYFLGKVLPQLLAFLLPAKYQPLAPRSEGVSFFMAVIATNKGAFTIAASALMLKFGKHWYHKEHRNLQLQKENTESQLRLLTAQVHPHFLFNTLNNIYSQTQVESPKGSKMIMGLSDILRYVLYEGQKPLVPLSQELQLVNEYINLEKIRYGNRLEVHVLMPETPGDIYIAPLLLLPFVENCFKHGTSNILENPWINLTIELKDTTLVMKLMNGKAPLKTNDRNQSGIGINNVRQRLDLLYKQQYELQIRDEEEVFVVDLRVDLIRIRNKQEEEALTPIHPNMVYA, encoded by the coding sequence ATGACGATCCAGGAGTTCATTTTTTCGGAGGACAAGAAGGTTCGCCTGAAACAACACCTGCTGTTTTGGGGAATTTGGTATCCCTACATTACCCTCACGCATGCCGCCTTCCCGTTCGGCTATCCGGAAATGGCCTATTTCAAGAATCCTGTCTACACCTGTACGGAAAGTTTCTTTGTGGTCTTGGCACAGGTTCCCCTGACCTATGGAATACTCTACTTTGTACTGCCCAGGTTCATTTTAAGGAAGAAATACTTGCTGGGCCTATTCTGGATCATTGTGCTCTGGTTTGCCGGCGGAGCGCTGAACCTCTATTTTTTGGGCAAGGTACTTCCGCAATTGCTGGCATTTTTATTACCGGCCAAATACCAGCCCCTTGCCCCACGCAGCGAAGGGGTATCCTTCTTTATGGCCGTCATTGCTACCAACAAAGGAGCTTTTACCATTGCCGCCAGTGCGCTGATGCTGAAATTTGGCAAACACTGGTATCACAAGGAACACCGTAACCTGCAGTTGCAAAAGGAGAATACCGAATCGCAGCTGAGGCTGCTGACCGCGCAGGTGCATCCGCATTTTTTATTCAATACACTGAACAATATTTACTCGCAAACACAGGTGGAATCCCCCAAAGGCTCTAAAATGATCATGGGGCTTTCGGATATCCTCCGGTATGTGTTGTACGAGGGACAAAAACCATTGGTACCCTTAAGCCAGGAATTGCAGTTGGTGAACGAATATATCAACCTGGAAAAGATCCGCTATGGCAACAGGCTGGAGGTGCATGTGTTGATGCCGGAAACCCCGGGGGATATCTATATTGCCCCTTTGTTGTTGCTGCCATTTGTCGAGAATTGTTTTAAGCATGGTACCAGCAACATATTGGAGAATCCCTGGATCAACCTGACCATTGAGTTGAAGGATACCACGCTGGTGATGAAGTTGATGAATGGGAAAGCGCCGCTAAAGACGAACGACCGGAACCAGTCCGGTATTGGCATCAATAACGTAAGGCAACGGCTTGATCTTTTATACAAGCAGCAATACGAGCTGCAGATCAGGGATGAAGAAGAGGTATTTGTGGTGGACTTGCGGGTCGACCTGATCAGGATCAGGAATAAGCAGGAGGAGGAAGCCTTGACGCCCATTCACCCAAATATGGTGTATGCCTAA
- a CDS encoding vanadium-dependent haloperoxidase — protein sequence MKKINLPKLALIGLLAIFAVANQACRKGVADEVVVLPAKNQSSALPHTKQYPAEVATEWFMLLTEISRTKPYFSPQSLRIFSYSGMALYESVVPGMPSYQSMYHYFTGNTIMVDKKKDYYWPAAANAAIARIASKIMENYPAPNLSAVQALESTFNTRFQSEASPERLQFSREFGSYVADLIYEWSKTDGTLNADGSLAVCPPYTPLGGPGNWVPTPPFFLPVAGACQGNLNTYIPNIANTVLAPPPPAYSTDPGSAFYQAALETATSRNNISTDETNQFNNWRDIAPNYNPLAHMLRISTQIMVKEGLNLEDAATLYAKQTIAGSDAIIAVFKSKFHYSLLRPVTYIRNVLGQGTWSSLPNTPQTPSYPDEMSATASSVAILENYFGTNYSFVDDIHKATHGEWTYTSFDQMLEDIVQARVSGGTTFRFAGDAGINQGRLVGNMVDQLPFKKL from the coding sequence ATGAAAAAGATCAACTTGCCAAAGCTGGCCCTGATCGGGCTGCTTGCCATTTTTGCAGTCGCTAACCAGGCATGCAGGAAAGGGGTGGCAGACGAAGTGGTGGTGCTTCCTGCCAAGAACCAGTCAAGTGCGCTTCCGCATACCAAACAATACCCGGCAGAGGTGGCCACTGAATGGTTCATGCTGCTAACAGAAATCTCCAGGACCAAGCCCTATTTTTCCCCTCAATCGCTCCGCATTTTTTCTTACAGCGGCATGGCGCTTTACGAATCGGTAGTACCGGGCATGCCTTCCTACCAAAGCATGTATCACTACTTTACGGGTAACACCATAATGGTAGACAAGAAAAAAGACTATTACTGGCCAGCCGCGGCCAATGCAGCCATTGCCAGGATAGCCTCGAAGATCATGGAGAACTACCCTGCTCCCAACCTATCCGCCGTGCAGGCTTTGGAATCCACTTTCAATACCCGCTTCCAGTCGGAGGCCAGTCCGGAACGACTACAGTTCTCCAGGGAATTCGGTAGCTACGTAGCGGACCTTATTTACGAGTGGAGCAAAACCGACGGCACACTGAATGCTGATGGAAGTCTAGCGGTCTGTCCGCCGTATACACCATTGGGCGGACCGGGCAATTGGGTGCCCACACCGCCATTCTTCCTCCCTGTAGCCGGCGCCTGCCAGGGCAATCTAAATACTTATATCCCGAATATTGCCAATACCGTTTTGGCCCCTCCGCCTCCCGCCTATTCCACCGATCCCGGATCTGCTTTTTACCAGGCCGCTTTAGAAACCGCAACGTCCCGGAATAACATTAGCACCGACGAAACAAATCAATTCAACAATTGGAGGGACATCGCGCCGAATTACAACCCGCTTGCCCATATGCTGAGGATTTCTACACAGATCATGGTGAAGGAAGGACTGAACCTGGAAGACGCAGCCACCCTGTATGCCAAGCAAACCATTGCCGGCTCCGATGCCATCATCGCTGTCTTCAAATCAAAGTTTCATTATTCACTGCTCAGGCCGGTTACCTATATCAGGAATGTACTGGGCCAGGGCACCTGGAGTTCGCTGCCCAATACGCCGCAAACACCTTCCTATCCCGATGAAATGTCTGCGACGGCTTCTTCAGTCGCCATCCTGGAAAATTATTTTGGCACCAACTATTCCTTTGTGGACGACATCCATAAAGCTACCCATGGCGAGTGGACCTATACGTCCTTTGACCAGATGCTGGAAGACATTGTACAGGCCAGGGTCAGCGGCGGCACTACCTTCAGGTTTGCCGGGGATGCCGGTATCAACCAGGGACGACTGGTAGGCAATATGGTAGATCAATTGCCTTTTAAGAAATTATAA
- a CDS encoding VIT1/CCC1 transporter family protein, which produces MNNLDNYLSSHFIHRSNWLRAAVLGANDGIISIASLAIGIATASTTREPIVLATVAGLVAGALSMAAGEYVSVSSQTDVEKSDIEREKAELKSMPETEVQRLAEIYEKRGLKKETAMIVAKELTEVDALGAHVRDELGINELNQAKPIQAAIASGSAFVGGGIMPLLGAFFLPVQNMEYYLYGLSLLFLSILGAVAAKTGGSSIPKAILRVTFWGTIAMVLTAVVGYLFGVSL; this is translated from the coding sequence ATGAACAACCTGGACAATTATCTCTCCAGTCATTTTATCCACCGAAGCAATTGGTTAAGAGCAGCTGTTTTAGGTGCCAATGACGGAATCATCTCCATTGCCAGCCTGGCAATAGGTATTGCCACTGCCAGTACCACAAGGGAACCTATTGTTTTAGCGACAGTGGCAGGGTTAGTGGCAGGCGCTCTTTCAATGGCGGCGGGAGAATATGTCTCGGTTAGCTCCCAAACCGATGTAGAAAAATCCGACATAGAAAGAGAAAAAGCCGAACTCAAATCCATGCCGGAAACAGAAGTCCAACGACTTGCAGAGATCTATGAGAAAAGGGGACTTAAAAAGGAAACGGCCATGATTGTGGCAAAAGAACTGACAGAGGTAGACGCTTTGGGAGCACACGTCAGGGACGAACTGGGAATTAATGAACTAAATCAAGCCAAGCCGATACAAGCAGCAATTGCTTCAGGATCAGCATTTGTAGGCGGTGGCATAATGCCCCTTTTAGGAGCATTTTTTCTCCCCGTTCAAAATATGGAATATTACTTATACGGATTATCCCTTCTTTTTTTATCCATTCTGGGAGCAGTGGCAGCAAAGACCGGTGGTTCAAGCATTCCCAAGGCCATTCTCCGCGTAACATTTTGGGGAACAATCGCCATGGTGTTAACAGCTGTAGTAGGTTATTTATTCGGGGTTAGTTTGTAA